In one window of Epinephelus fuscoguttatus linkage group LG20, E.fuscoguttatus.final_Chr_v1 DNA:
- the sost gene encoding sclerostin codes for MQVSVALLVSSSVLLLLLQGCCTAVRGWRVLKNGGTEILPEYRENTRTPHETVLPAFNDGNNNNNNNNNSMNNRAKSGGRTANTVSYSASELSCRELRSTRYITDGSCRSAKPVKELVCSGQCMPAHLMPNSIGRGKWWRGNASDYRCIPAHSRTRRVQLQCPNGNTRTYKIRIVTSCKCKRFRPHHNQSEAKEVPKTQRNKKHSRLSQDRSKNNTPTLTGNSY; via the exons ATGCAGGTGTCTGTGGCGCTGCTCGTCTCCAGctcggtgctgctgctgctgctccagggATGCTGCACCGCCGTCAGGGGCTGGAGGGTACTAAAGAACGGGGGCACGGAGATCTTACCGGAGTACAGGGAGAATACTCGGACACCTCACGAGACGGTACTACCGGCGTTTAACGacggcaacaacaacaacaacaacaacaacaacagtatgAACAACAGGGCGAAGAGCGGCGGTAGGACGGCCAACACTGTCTCCTACA GTGCCTCGGAGCTGAGCTGTCGGGAGCTGCGCTCCACCCGTTACATCACCGACGGGTCTTGCCGCAGTGCCAAGCCTGTGAAGGAGCTGGTGTGTTCGGGCCAGTGCATGCCGGCACACCTCATGCCAAACTCCATCGGCCGCGGCAAGTGGTGGAGGGGCAACGCTTCGGACTACCGCTGCATCCCGGCCCACTCCCGGACAAGGAGGGTCCAGCTGCAGTGTCCCAACGGCAACACTCGGACTTACAAAATCCGCATAGTCACCTCCTGCAAGTGCAAGCGCTTCAGGCCCCAccacaaccaatcagaggccaaGGAGGTCCCCAAGACGCAACGCAACAAGAAGCACAGTCGTTTGTCTCAGGACCGGAGCAAGAACAACACGCCGACACTGACGGGCAACTCGTACTGA